Proteins encoded within one genomic window of Halorussus salilacus:
- a CDS encoding adenine deaminase C-terminal domain-containing protein, which translates to MNDLQPAALGETEADLVISGGRVFLPELREFQARDVVVVDDRVAALPESADPVIGDDTRVITASDRVVAPGFVDAHTHLDLHQTFESAYHYAVEHGTTSVVSEVTGYGPAFGAEGVEQLLAATSYLPVRVRVTVPPQPLLDTFEPRRADDEEAQALADLLADDRVVGVGETDWIHAVGRDTPAELLYERAREEGKTVSGHAAGCSGEKLAAFATIIDDDHEAISGEGIIERVENGIHAIGRYGSIRDDMEAVGDAYPEVDAAELSLSSDGMWPGDLIDVGYMDAVVRRAIEEGVEPVDALRMATLNPARHFGLDREGVGSLSPGSVADVVLIDDLEEVTVSTVVSGGEVVYNKGESTVAPRTHEYPDRFYDSVNVSTDPAEFRVPADAASDGEVRAIEYQGGLLSGETTVSPAVEGDELLADPDRDVLKVTLLDRHPEGDVSASEASGGSSDESDGGTGFTGFFTGYGLDRGAVATSVTWETTGVVAVGASDETMRAAVARVEEMGGGWAVVDEVSASEASGGPSGERSGSDGGEVVAELPTRVGGICSDLEVEETAKLYSAVGNALGRLGADVERPMLAVQTLTFPGVPTLKLSFSGYADIPNREIVGLEP; encoded by the coding sequence GTGAACGACCTCCAGCCCGCGGCGCTCGGCGAGACCGAGGCCGACCTCGTTATCTCTGGCGGCCGGGTCTTCCTGCCGGAACTCCGGGAGTTCCAGGCCCGCGACGTGGTCGTCGTCGACGACCGCGTCGCCGCGCTCCCCGAAAGCGCCGACCCCGTCATCGGCGACGACACGCGGGTCATCACCGCCAGCGACCGCGTGGTCGCGCCGGGCTTCGTCGACGCCCACACCCACCTCGACCTCCACCAGACGTTCGAGAGCGCGTACCACTACGCGGTCGAGCACGGCACCACCTCCGTGGTCTCGGAGGTTACGGGCTACGGCCCGGCGTTCGGCGCGGAGGGCGTCGAGCAACTGCTCGCCGCCACGTCATACCTCCCCGTCAGGGTCCGGGTGACCGTCCCGCCCCAGCCCCTGCTCGACACCTTCGAACCCCGGCGGGCCGACGACGAGGAGGCGCAGGCCCTCGCCGACCTGCTGGCCGACGACCGGGTGGTCGGCGTGGGCGAGACCGACTGGATTCACGCGGTCGGCCGGGATACGCCCGCCGAACTGCTCTACGAGCGCGCCCGCGAGGAGGGCAAGACCGTCTCGGGCCACGCCGCGGGGTGTTCGGGCGAGAAGCTCGCGGCCTTCGCCACGATAATCGACGACGACCACGAGGCCATCTCGGGCGAGGGGATAATCGAGCGCGTCGAGAACGGCATCCACGCCATCGGCCGGTACGGCTCCATCCGCGACGACATGGAGGCCGTCGGCGACGCCTACCCCGAAGTCGACGCCGCCGAACTCTCGCTCTCGTCCGACGGCATGTGGCCCGGCGACCTCATCGACGTGGGCTACATGGACGCGGTGGTCAGGCGCGCCATCGAGGAGGGCGTCGAACCCGTCGACGCCCTCCGGATGGCGACGCTCAACCCCGCTCGCCACTTCGGGCTCGACCGCGAGGGCGTCGGCTCGCTCTCGCCGGGGAGCGTCGCCGACGTGGTCCTCATCGACGACCTCGAAGAGGTCACCGTCTCGACCGTCGTCAGCGGCGGCGAGGTCGTCTACAACAAGGGCGAGTCGACGGTCGCCCCCCGGACCCACGAGTACCCCGACCGGTTCTACGACTCGGTGAACGTCTCAACCGACCCCGCGGAGTTCCGGGTGCCCGCCGACGCCGCGAGCGACGGCGAGGTCCGGGCAATCGAGTATCAGGGCGGCCTGCTCTCTGGCGAGACGACCGTCTCCCCCGCGGTCGAGGGTGACGAACTCCTCGCCGACCCGGACCGCGATGTCCTGAAGGTGACTCTGCTCGACCGCCACCCGGAGGGGGACGTCTCCGCGAGCGAAGCGAGCGGAGGCTCGTCGGACGAGTCCGACGGTGGAACCGGGTTCACCGGCTTCTTCACGGGCTACGGCCTCGACCGCGGTGCGGTCGCCACCAGCGTCACTTGGGAGACCACCGGCGTGGTCGCGGTCGGCGCGTCCGACGAGACGATGCGCGCCGCGGTCGCGCGCGTCGAGGAGATGGGCGGCGGCTGGGCCGTCGTGGACGAGGTCTCCGCGAGCGAAGCGAGCGGCGGCCCCTCGGGCGAGCGAAGCGGGTCCGACGGCGGCGAGGTCGTCGCGGAGCTCCCGACCCGGGTCGGGGGCATCTGCTCGGACCTCGAAGTCGAGGAGACCGCGAAGCTCTACAGCGCGGTCGGGAACGCCCTCGGGCGACTCGGGGCGGACGTCGAGCGACCGATGCTGGCGGTCCAGACGCTCACGTTCCCGGGGGTCCCGACGCTCAAACTCTCGTTTTCGGGCTACGCCGACATCCCGAACCGCGAGATCGTGGGGCTGGAACCCTAG
- a CDS encoding M20/M25/M40 family metallo-hydrolase codes for MDGTQRAFLDNLLTTPSPSGFEAEVQRVWVDYVSAFADEVRTDEYGNAVAVIEGGDPAVAFAGHADEIGLMVNGIDEDGFVRLSRVGGSDPTVSKGQHVEIHAEGGAVPGVVGQTAIHLRDTDADEVEDVAEQHVDIGVETEAEARELVDVGDPITFDTPVRELQGSRMAARGMDNRVGIWVAAEAARRAAESDVDATVYAVSTVQEELGKQGAKMVGFDLDADAAVAVDVTHAVDSPDLSKERDQHGEIELGGGPVVARGSSNHPEVVALVREAADEVDLPVQLQAAGRATGTDADAFYTSQGGIPSLNLGLPNRYMHTPVEVIDTADLDAAADLLAAFAERSAGRDGFGVDV; via the coding sequence ATGGACGGCACACAGCGGGCGTTTCTCGACAATCTGCTAACCACACCGAGCCCGTCCGGGTTCGAGGCCGAGGTCCAGCGCGTCTGGGTCGACTACGTCTCGGCGTTCGCCGACGAGGTACGAACCGACGAGTACGGCAACGCTGTCGCCGTAATCGAGGGCGGCGACCCCGCGGTCGCGTTCGCGGGCCACGCCGACGAGATCGGCCTGATGGTCAACGGCATCGACGAGGACGGCTTCGTCCGGCTCTCGCGCGTCGGCGGCTCGGACCCCACCGTCTCGAAGGGCCAGCACGTCGAAATCCACGCCGAGGGCGGTGCGGTCCCGGGCGTGGTCGGGCAGACCGCCATCCACCTCCGGGACACCGACGCCGACGAGGTCGAAGATGTCGCCGAACAGCACGTCGACATCGGAGTCGAGACCGAGGCCGAGGCCCGCGAGCTCGTGGACGTGGGCGACCCCATCACCTTCGACACCCCCGTCAGGGAGTTGCAGGGGAGCCGGATGGCGGCCCGCGGCATGGACAACCGCGTGGGTATCTGGGTCGCCGCCGAGGCGGCCCGCCGCGCGGCCGAGTCCGACGTCGACGCCACGGTGTACGCGGTCAGCACGGTCCAGGAGGAACTCGGCAAGCAGGGCGCGAAGATGGTCGGATTCGACCTCGACGCCGACGCCGCGGTGGCGGTCGACGTGACCCACGCGGTCGACAGCCCCGACCTGAGCAAGGAGCGCGACCAGCACGGCGAGATCGAACTCGGCGGCGGCCCGGTGGTCGCTCGCGGGTCGTCGAACCATCCCGAGGTCGTCGCCCTCGTCCGCGAGGCCGCCGACGAGGTCGATCTCCCGGTCCAGTTGCAGGCCGCAGGCCGGGCGACCGGCACGGACGCCGATGCCTTCTACACCTCTCAGGGCGGCATCCCGTCGCTGAACCTCGGCCTGCCGAACCGATACATGCACACTCCGGTCGAGGTCATCGACACCGCTGACCTCGACGCGGCAGCCGACCTGCTCGCGGCCTTCGCGGAGCGGTCGGCCGGACGCGACGGATTCGGAGTCGACGTTTGA
- a CDS encoding ATP-dependent helicase, producing MGARELLARGEYDFDPDTVELDDAEVLESLEPEVREWWVSEFGEYVPENGGFFTPPQKEAIPLVRDRTNALVASPTGSGKTLASFTAILNELFRREREQDDGLDNSVYCLYVSPLKSLANDIHRNLAVPLSGIAERADGDPEIRHAIRHGDTDDSERRKMLEETPHILNTTPETLAILLNSPKFKEKLKTVEYVVVDEIHSLADGKRGTHLAVSLERLENVVESPPTRIGCSATVEPLEDIAEFLVGRRSGKADGADEPVGAGERPPRPPRDCEIVDTRFVREFDIELQCPTDDLVHTPREVVNERFYDQLHDLVGDHTNTLVFTNTRSGAERVLHNLREGYDAYDEDNSGCHHGSLSKEARQSIEADLKDGSLDVVTTSTSLELGIDMPHVDLVVQVGSPKSVASLLQRVGRAGHQLGQTVTGRVIALDRDELVECAVMLKKAKEGFVDRVFVPEEAYDVAAQHVYGMAINDVRPEREVRETLRRAYPYRNFSDDQFETLFRYLTSDYEGLEDKNVYAKIWRDENDPPDGEYHYPEYEVGEPLLGKRGRLARVIYMTNIGTIPDSFTCDVFTRADDEWVGDLDESYLDTLEKGDVFVLGGQNFEFRYRRGSKVYADRTSARPTVPSWFSERLPLSYDLGRSILEFQSDLLERFRKRGRPAVRVWLREFPLDENSVRAIARMFDEQVRYAGPESVSTDSRLAVEVELDREEYERHYYVHSNYGRKFNDGLSRVVAYRCANAANTNVSVAVADNGFTVSMPLNRKVDVAEILRDISPGDVRSDLRAALSGTELLQRYFRINATRSLMILKRYKGYEKSASEQQVSSEMLLGFAEDLEDFAVIEETYREIIEDKLAISAIEAVLADVRAAEIEVVQNRVDSPSPKAFGLATLMASDVVLAEDESAVLREFHERVLEEIGDDYEYDTGGGVSAAE from the coding sequence ATGGGAGCGCGCGAGCTGCTGGCGCGCGGAGAGTACGACTTCGACCCCGATACCGTCGAACTCGACGACGCCGAGGTACTGGAGTCGCTCGAACCCGAGGTCAGGGAGTGGTGGGTCTCCGAGTTCGGCGAGTACGTCCCCGAGAACGGCGGTTTCTTCACCCCGCCCCAGAAGGAGGCCATCCCGCTCGTCCGGGACCGGACCAACGCCCTCGTGGCGTCGCCGACCGGGAGCGGGAAGACGCTGGCGTCGTTCACGGCCATCCTCAACGAACTGTTCCGGCGAGAACGCGAGCAGGACGACGGGCTGGACAACTCCGTGTACTGCCTCTACGTCTCGCCGCTCAAGTCGCTGGCCAACGACATCCACCGGAATCTGGCGGTCCCACTCTCGGGCATCGCCGAGCGGGCCGACGGCGACCCCGAGATTCGACACGCCATCCGGCACGGCGACACCGACGACAGCGAGCGCCGCAAGATGCTGGAGGAGACGCCCCACATCCTCAACACGACGCCAGAGACGCTGGCCATCCTGCTGAACTCCCCGAAGTTCAAGGAGAAGCTGAAGACCGTCGAGTACGTCGTCGTCGACGAGATACACAGCCTCGCCGACGGCAAGCGGGGCACCCACCTCGCGGTGAGTCTGGAGCGACTGGAGAACGTGGTCGAGTCGCCGCCGACCCGCATCGGGTGTTCGGCGACCGTGGAACCGCTGGAAGACATCGCGGAGTTCCTCGTGGGTCGGCGGTCGGGCAAAGCGGATGGAGCCGACGAACCGGTCGGGGCGGGCGAGCGCCCGCCCCGACCGCCCCGCGACTGCGAAATCGTCGACACCCGGTTCGTCCGGGAGTTCGACATCGAGTTGCAGTGCCCCACCGACGACCTCGTCCACACGCCCCGCGAGGTGGTCAACGAGCGGTTCTACGACCAACTCCACGACCTCGTGGGGGACCACACCAACACCCTCGTGTTCACGAACACCCGGTCGGGGGCCGAGCGCGTCCTCCACAATCTCCGGGAGGGCTACGACGCCTACGACGAGGACAACTCGGGGTGTCACCACGGGAGCCTCTCGAAGGAGGCCCGCCAGTCCATCGAGGCCGACCTCAAGGACGGGAGCCTCGACGTGGTGACGACCTCCACGAGCCTCGAACTCGGCATCGACATGCCCCACGTCGACCTCGTGGTGCAGGTGGGCTCGCCCAAGTCGGTGGCCTCGCTCCTCCAGCGCGTGGGGCGGGCGGGCCACCAGCTCGGCCAGACCGTCACCGGCCGCGTCATCGCCCTCGACCGCGACGAACTCGTCGAGTGCGCCGTGATGCTCAAGAAGGCAAAAGAGGGGTTCGTCGACCGCGTGTTCGTCCCCGAGGAGGCCTACGACGTGGCGGCCCAGCACGTCTACGGGATGGCGATAAACGACGTGCGCCCCGAACGCGAGGTCCGCGAGACGTTGCGGCGGGCCTACCCCTACCGGAACTTCTCCGACGACCAGTTCGAGACCCTCTTTCGGTACCTCACCTCGGACTACGAGGGGCTCGAAGACAAGAACGTCTACGCGAAGATATGGCGCGACGAGAACGACCCGCCCGACGGCGAGTACCACTACCCCGAGTACGAGGTGGGCGAACCCCTGCTCGGCAAGCGCGGCAGGCTCGCGCGGGTCATCTACATGACCAACATCGGCACGATTCCGGACTCGTTCACCTGCGACGTGTTCACCCGCGCCGACGACGAGTGGGTCGGCGACCTCGACGAGTCCTATCTCGACACCCTGGAGAAGGGCGACGTGTTCGTCCTCGGCGGCCAGAACTTCGAGTTCCGGTATCGCCGGGGGTCGAAGGTGTACGCCGACCGGACGAGCGCCCGGCCCACGGTCCCCTCGTGGTTCTCCGAGCGCCTGCCCCTCTCGTACGACCTCGGCAGGAGCATCCTCGAATTCCAGAGCGACCTCCTCGAACGCTTCCGCAAGCGGGGTAGGCCCGCGGTCAGGGTGTGGCTCCGGGAGTTCCCGCTCGACGAGAACAGCGTCCGGGCCATCGCCCGGATGTTCGACGAGCAGGTCCGGTACGCCGGACCCGAGAGCGTCAGCACCGACTCGCGGCTCGCGGTCGAGGTCGAACTCGACCGCGAGGAGTACGAGCGCCACTACTACGTCCACTCGAACTACGGCCGGAAGTTCAACGACGGCCTCTCGCGGGTGGTGGCCTACCGGTGTGCCAACGCCGCCAACACCAACGTCTCGGTCGCGGTCGCCGACAACGGCTTTACGGTGTCGATGCCGCTCAATCGGAAGGTCGACGTGGCCGAAATCCTGCGGGATATCTCCCCGGGGGACGTTCGGAGCGACCTCCGGGCGGCGCTGTCGGGCACCGAACTCCTCCAGCGGTACTTCCGCATCAACGCCACCCGGTCGCTGATGATACTCAAGCGCTACAAGGGCTACGAGAAGTCGGCAAGCGAGCAACAGGTCTCCAGCGAGATGCTACTCGGGTTCGCCGAGGACCTAGAGGACTTCGCGGTCATCGAGGAGACGTATCGGGAGATAATCGAGGACAAGCTCGCGATCTCGGCCATCGAGGCGGTGCTGGCCGACGTTCGGGCCGCGGAGATCGAGGTGGTCCAGAACCGGGTAGACTCCCCCTCACCGAAGGCGTTCGGTCTCGCAACTCTGATGGCCAGCGACGTGGTGCTGGCCGAGGACGAGAGCGCCGTCCTCCGGGAATTCCACGAACGCGTGCTGGAGGAGATCGGCGACGACTACGAGTACGACACGGGCGGCGGGGTGTCGGCGGCCGAGTGA
- a CDS encoding E3 ubiquitin ligase family protein, producing MPSESLPWGVLALAAVGVGAWFCYRGWTLHRQRKLMENTPTDDVWHLDLGPAEITGTANAIDGETLRAPFTEESCLAAEWEIEEWDESGKHSGWETVGSGTVSVSAFEVEDETGTITVRPEGAEFDIDEHAEETIEVGGPDDPPEPVREFLASDATPGASSQPLIEALDWGQQHGDRKYHQHLLKPSEEAYVYGTVHPRDDWEAPTRPEHMEIRKADERAEPMFLVSDRPQDELVRSRTVGLWRIPVGVVLAALGGWMLLAGLGIGV from the coding sequence ATGCCCTCCGAATCCCTCCCGTGGGGCGTCCTCGCGCTCGCCGCGGTCGGCGTCGGTGCGTGGTTCTGCTACCGCGGGTGGACGCTCCACAGACAGCGAAAGCTGATGGAGAACACGCCCACCGACGACGTCTGGCACCTCGACCTCGGTCCCGCCGAGATTACCGGCACCGCCAACGCAATCGACGGCGAGACCCTGCGCGCGCCGTTCACCGAGGAGTCGTGTCTCGCCGCCGAGTGGGAGATAGAGGAGTGGGACGAGAGCGGCAAGCACTCCGGCTGGGAGACCGTTGGGAGCGGGACCGTCTCGGTCTCGGCGTTCGAGGTCGAGGACGAGACTGGGACCATCACCGTCCGGCCGGAGGGCGCGGAGTTCGACATCGACGAACACGCCGAGGAGACCATCGAGGTCGGCGGGCCCGACGACCCGCCCGAACCCGTCCGGGAGTTCCTCGCCTCCGACGCGACCCCGGGCGCGTCGAGCCAGCCGCTCATCGAGGCGCTCGACTGGGGCCAGCAACACGGCGACCGCAAGTACCACCAGCACCTCCTGAAACCCAGCGAGGAGGCGTACGTCTACGGCACGGTCCACCCCCGCGACGACTGGGAGGCCCCGACTCGCCCCGAGCACATGGAGATACGGAAGGCCGACGAGCGCGCCGAACCGATGTTCCTCGTCTCGGACCGCCCGCAGGACGAGCTCGTGCGCTCGCGGACGGTCGGCCTGTGGCGGATTCCGGTCGGCGTCGTCCTCGCGGCGTTGGGTGGGTGGATGCTCCTCGCGGGGCTCGGAATCGGGGTCTGA
- a CDS encoding MBL fold metallo-hydrolase, whose product MRVTFLGTGSAMPTGERYQTGVLLEDDGRRLLVDCGSGVLHRLQQSGVGYEAVSSVLLTHHHLDHVSDLMALLKARWLAGEEHLEVVGPAGTKDLLDGLLDVHDYLQDRMDLRVREVGEHAFEVAGFEVEAFETRHSMPCLAYRFGEVSESNSEARGTSSRGGFVFGADSEAFEGLANFADGCEVLAHDCSFPDEVDVDNHPTPTQLGRALADSGADIGRVFLTHLYPHTEGRHEEMLDSIGTVYDGDVRFAEDLRTVEL is encoded by the coding sequence ATGCGCGTCACGTTCCTCGGCACCGGAAGCGCGATGCCGACCGGCGAGCGCTACCAGACCGGCGTCCTGCTGGAGGACGACGGCCGCCGACTCCTCGTCGACTGCGGGAGCGGCGTGCTCCACCGCCTCCAGCAGTCGGGCGTCGGCTACGAGGCGGTCTCGTCGGTCCTGCTGACCCACCACCACCTCGACCACGTCTCGGACCTGATGGCCCTGCTCAAGGCCCGGTGGCTGGCGGGCGAGGAGCACCTCGAAGTCGTCGGTCCCGCGGGCACGAAGGACCTCCTCGACGGTCTGCTCGACGTTCACGACTACCTGCAGGACCGGATGGACCTCCGGGTCCGCGAGGTCGGCGAACACGCGTTCGAGGTCGCTGGCTTCGAGGTCGAGGCCTTCGAGACACGCCACTCGATGCCGTGTCTGGCCTACCGGTTCGGCGAGGTCTCCGAGTCCAACTCGGAGGCTCGCGGGACCTCGTCCCGCGGTGGATTCGTCTTCGGGGCCGACAGCGAGGCGTTCGAGGGGCTGGCGAACTTCGCCGACGGCTGTGAGGTGTTGGCCCACGACTGCTCGTTCCCCGACGAGGTGGACGTGGACAACCACCCGACGCCGACCCAACTCGGGCGGGCGCTCGCCGACTCCGGCGCAGATATCGGCCGGGTGTTCCTCACCCACCTTTACCCCCACACCGAGGGCCGCCACGAGGAGATGCTCGACTCCATCGGGACGGTGTACGACGGCGACGTTCGGTTCGCGGAGGATTTGCGGACTGTCGAGCTTTGA
- a CDS encoding mRNA surveillance protein pelota, translating to MRIQSRQRVEGGGERITLVPESLDDLWHLTYVLEPGDLVSGDTTRRIQRNDDQMRDTGGEREHLWVAVEVEDVEFHKFANRLRVGGTIADCSREDQLGQHHTLNVEETKEIAIEKHWKPDQLDRLEEAEEATDNPDVAIVTVEEGQAHIHTVAQYGTEEYAEFSGTTGKGEYARDRDELFAEVADALGHLDTDAIVLAGPGFTKQDAYDYIADEAPELTEKITTVDTSAVGDRGVHEVLKRGAVEEVQKETRIAEEAELIDDLTQRIGEGAKVAYGVEQVKKAADYGAIEHLLILDERLREERSGEGEWDLDVNDLVTSVEQKGGDVTVFSSEFAPGDQLSGFGGVAALLRYRLE from the coding sequence ATGCGAATCCAGAGCCGCCAGCGCGTCGAGGGCGGCGGCGAGCGCATCACGCTCGTCCCCGAGAGCCTCGACGACCTGTGGCACCTCACGTACGTCCTCGAACCCGGCGACCTCGTCTCGGGCGACACCACCCGGCGCATCCAGCGCAACGACGACCAGATGCGCGACACCGGCGGCGAGCGCGAACACCTGTGGGTCGCCGTCGAAGTCGAGGACGTGGAGTTCCACAAGTTCGCCAACCGTCTCCGGGTCGGGGGGACCATCGCCGACTGCTCGCGGGAGGACCAGCTCGGCCAGCACCACACCCTCAACGTCGAGGAGACCAAGGAGATAGCAATCGAGAAGCACTGGAAGCCCGACCAGCTCGACCGGCTCGAAGAGGCCGAGGAGGCCACCGACAACCCCGACGTCGCCATCGTCACGGTCGAGGAGGGTCAGGCCCACATCCACACGGTCGCCCAGTACGGCACCGAGGAGTACGCCGAGTTCTCGGGCACGACCGGCAAGGGCGAGTACGCCCGCGACCGCGACGAACTGTTCGCGGAGGTGGCCGACGCGCTCGGTCACCTCGACACCGACGCCATCGTGCTCGCGGGACCGGGGTTCACGAAGCAGGACGCCTACGACTACATCGCCGACGAGGCCCCCGAACTGACCGAGAAGATTACGACCGTCGACACCAGCGCGGTCGGCGACCGTGGCGTCCACGAGGTGCTCAAGCGCGGCGCGGTCGAGGAGGTCCAGAAGGAGACCCGCATCGCCGAGGAGGCCGAACTCATCGACGACCTCACCCAGCGCATCGGCGAGGGCGCGAAGGTCGCCTACGGCGTCGAGCAGGTGAAGAAGGCCGCCGACTACGGTGCCATCGAACACCTCCTGATACTCGACGAGCGACTGCGAGAGGAGCGCTCAGGCGAGGGCGAGTGGGACCTCGACGTCAACGACCTCGTCACGTCGGTCGAGCAGAAGGGCGGGGACGTGACCGTCTTCTCCAGCGAGTTCGCGCCCGGCGACCAGCTCTCGGGGTTCGGCGGCGTCGCCGCGCTCCTGCGATACCGGCTGGAGTAG
- a CDS encoding DUF4013 domain-containing protein, with amino-acid sequence MLRDALTYPARGDEGTLLVGVALALAVGLLARLGVFAPLAAIPAVLLAGHATAVLRASIEGGEAADAPPGFADPRALAADGLRALAVAVGYLLAPGVALAVTVGGRLAGESPASAGSALVVYAGGTVVLLASLSFAYLLPAALVGVARRRTVRAGLDPAGVRRIATDAGYFVGWVSALGVAAVAAALASAAATAGRPGEVAGLVVAAYALVAVARLIGRSVAR; translated from the coding sequence ATGCTCCGCGACGCGCTGACTTACCCGGCCCGGGGCGACGAGGGGACCCTGCTGGTCGGGGTCGCCCTCGCGCTGGCGGTCGGTCTGCTCGCCCGTCTCGGCGTCTTCGCCCCCCTCGCGGCGATTCCCGCGGTCCTGCTCGCGGGCCACGCGACGGCCGTCCTCCGGGCGAGCATCGAGGGCGGGGAGGCCGCCGACGCACCGCCGGGGTTCGCCGACCCGCGAGCGCTCGCGGCCGACGGCCTGCGAGCGCTCGCCGTCGCGGTCGGCTACCTCCTCGCACCGGGGGTCGCGCTCGCGGTCACGGTCGGTGGGCGACTCGCGGGCGAGTCGCCCGCCTCCGCCGGGTCGGCGCTTGTCGTCTACGCCGGGGGGACGGTCGTCCTCCTCGCGTCGCTGTCGTTCGCGTACCTCCTGCCCGCGGCGCTTGTCGGGGTGGCCCGCCGACGGACCGTCCGCGCGGGACTCGACCCCGCCGGTGTCCGGCGAATCGCGACCGACGCCGGGTACTTCGTGGGGTGGGTCTCGGCGCTGGGGGTCGCGGCCGTCGCGGCGGCGCTCGCGAGCGCCGCCGCGACGGCCGGGCGACCCGGCGAGGTGGCCGGGCTCGTCGTGGCGGCCTACGCGCTGGTCGCGGTCGCTCGGCTGATCGGTCGCTCGGTGGCACGGTGA